One Eurosta solidaginis isolate ZX-2024a chromosome 1, ASM4086904v1, whole genome shotgun sequence genomic window, GGTCCTGACGAAAATTCGCACTAATTACAAATAATTAATCGTGCGTGCTTTAGAGAATAATTGAAGAGACACGCACTTTTTAGCACTAATTTTTTGCGCAACAACTTCATAAGTGCAGATGAAGCTTGATTCAACATCTTGATGCGATGGATAAAAAtggacagaaatttcggttgaatttaccagtctttttctttcagtgtagaggaggatcctttctgttcacactgtcccaccgaattggaaaacgcTGAAGACATAATGTTTCATTGCCATCGTTTTCACgacgaaagactctctgtacatcACTGCTATACGTTTTtagagaggaaccttccattaggaatttagtccCTCAATGTGCAGAGACATGTATTATTGGACATGCCGAAagagagcgcagagaaatgcgcatgggaagcagtggcgactaaatcgcctatGGGGAGACCCATATTTACTGAacgtttttttgtttgtatttcgtttttttttgttttttttactaatttctgCAAAAAAGCAATATTTAATTTATTACTTTCcaaattttgtgtgaaaaaattCGTAGCATGACTCCAAATAATTTAGGGCAACCAGGCAGCTATGCCAAGCTAAGATGCTGCTGTTCCACTGTATTTTCTTAACTATTTATTTACATTTAATAATAACGccttacgaaaaacaattttcgaACAATTTCCTAAGAAAATACACAACATCCCAGTCTGTGTTTTTATAGGCTCAACGGATGCACACGAAAATTTATGAATTCGTCAAACCACAACTAAAACCAAATCAGAAAAGTGTATGGGAAGGAAAGAAAGGCATGTTAAAGTCTTTACTTTCAAGAAAAAAGATGAGATAGAAGAAGATCGGAATGAAAAACGTCCTACGCAAATATATATGTCTGTCTGTATTTGATGCTCTGATCATCACTGTACGCACATACTGCAACAACATGGCTCATCGTCCAACGTCCAACAAAGcagtcatacaaaaaaaaaaaaaaaaatgttattatttgAAATTCATAAAACTTGTTGTTATTTTAAACTCAGCAAATTTTGTCAAATCATGGAaacagttttttttgtttttttttttttttaaccagcaAAGGCATGTGCACACAAATGCAAATTGgtggttaacttttttttttttttttgcttaactcATATTCACTAAAATGTTGCTGACACATTTTTTTGTACTGTTTTGAAATGAGCTAAATAGAAAGTTGTATCATGGGCGCCTGCGTAGAAGATGATGACCGTCTTTGACTTTTGAGTTTGTCGTGAGGGAATGCAGCTCGGATGTAGGTAACACATTTGTATGTATGCTAAATATTTGCTGTTAATGTATGTGTGCGATTCCCAGTAGACAACCGAGGAAGTAAGAAGTACTTGCTAAATTTTATCTATGTATAATCTCTAGGTCGGTCAGTGATTTTCAAATTGTGGGTCGCGGCGCTTTTTTTTCGAGGGTCACCAGCTAAAAATTAATCtgcataaatttttttgtttccctaattttttttattataaaatcagagAAAATCACATATTTCCCATTTCCCATCATTTTATAAGTTTACGTCGAAGCCGTTCCACCTATAAGAAGATCGGCGGAAAGCCGCTGACCAAGAAGTGCCTACCTCCTTAATTCGTTAACcgcgcctattggatgatttgcaggCAGCGGGTGTGTTCAGCTGTATTAAATAGAGCCTTATCGAtattggccgccgtggtgtggtggtagcgtgcttcgcctaccacaccgaggatcctggggtgtcacccctcagcagtgatttggcaagcactccgagtgtatttctgccatgaaacgattctcagtgaaaactcatctgccttgcagatgccattcgatgtcggcataaaacatgtaggtcccatcccgccattttgtaggaaaaattaaaaagagcaccaCGCCAgttggatgagaagctcggcctaaaatctcttcggaggttattcgcgctttaaatttatttatttttttatcgatACTGGGCTCGGGTAGTAGCGGTGGCCTTACCACGGTAAGCATCGCTGCTATGACGGACGTTTTATTTCCCATATTTTATTTAAGACCGCTGAGTCCGTCTTTTAGGGCGGGTGGTCATAGGACTAAATTGAATTAGTCAAATTCTTCGGTTTATAACTCCAGAATAGAGTCGCAAGCAATGGAAGagaaaaacacaacaacaatgcGCCGCACTCGGGGAGTGAAAGTAGCGGAGAGTAAGCGAGCTTacactatgaactcattcagtctatgtaaggtcttaATGGACAAGCCATTTCAAGCGAGCTCCGTTATGGCGTGGCAAGTGAATCCGAACGAGGAAAAAGGGTAAGGAGCAGAGGGCGTACGAGAGTCATCTGACAGTGTCGTCCTGCGCTTAGGAGGAGTGTTCGATCCAACTGAAGTGTACAGTTGGCATGGGTCTCTGAGGCAGTAAAGGTAGATCGATGGCAGCTTGCTGACAAGAGCTTTGCTGAATGGTACAGGTACGGTTCGTACAGAATGAAGAGGTGACATTCGACTGAAGGCGATAAGTGTGCTTTAAAGGCGCAGATAGGACGGAATCCCAGTATGTTGAGGCAATCTACCCGTATCGTCAAGACATGTGGATCTAAAGCTGTGGGACAGAAGAACCAAAACCTAGTGAGGTGATGAATATGTTGCAGATCCACACAATACCAAAAACCAACGCATGGATTGCATGCATGATCAAGTCGGAGGATGTGTTGCGGCTTCTGTAGAAAAAGAACCCCAATATACGGAGAGAGAAATGAATGGGTGTACGGGGGAAAGTCAGCACATTATCCGCCAAATAAACAAGCATGCCGGGAATGTCCTGGGGCTAAATCAGAATTAATTTTCATCTCAGAAGCAGAAGTCTCAAGGATAACAATTCTAAAAAGCTAGAAGCGGGCGTACTATAAAGGGACCTCGAGAGCCTAAAATCAAGAGAACAAAAGGAGGGTGTTAAAGTTACAACGAAGGTGTTGGAGTGGGACTAAAAGCCCAGAGACAAACCTTTAATACCATAAAGGGTCGGAAAAACTCTCCCTTACTATTAAGGAGGGTAAAGTACTGGGGGAAGGAGAAGGGCGCAAAGAATGGTTGGTCATAAGGGGCGGTTGCGAACGCGCACCAAAAAGCGTTGGAAGGAGGCGATACAAATGATAGAGGCAAATCTCCATTTAGTGGTAGGGTAGGAAGTGGATAGTGttcctacatatgtatgttgagCCAACATAAAGTATTGTGCTTCATGTAACGCTATGTTCTGATTGTAATATTTCAAAATATGATTAGAGGGATCTTTAAACTTATTTCAAGTTATATGCCTTCCCAAAGAGATTAGAACAGGGTAAGGCATTTAGAAATCCTAAACCAACGAACTGTGCGCAATTCCAAAAACGCTTAATACACACGAGGACCTGAGGTGGGTGGAGGAATCCGAAAACAACGTAACAAACACATTAGTAAATGCCCACAATAAATCATGCCGTGTAAGGATATTCAGGAGCCAGGGTGCCATGGTGGAGCAAAAGGCCTAAGGCATCTTTATAGAAAAATTTATCGATGACGGATGTCAATAGTTGCAGAATTATTGAATGTTCACGTCGCGCAATACGGACTACAAGACCACAAACGCAGCAGACGGCCAACATGGTGTAGGGGTAGCGTGCTCACCGAAGGTCTAAGGCacggaaaagcaacatcaaattctttagaaaaccacttttcaactttaaaaaagtttattctgattgaaaaaacttctttctaaatgtttgatgttgttCTGTTGGCGGCCGCTTTAAAGCCTTAtgaggcagaaatacacccgaagggCTTGTGAAACCACTGCACAAATGCGACCTCGTTCCAGAAAACTGATGATAATTGTTTCGTCATTTGAGTCGGGGACATACGGTTGGTTAGGTCTGTACATTTCCTCCATACCATCGCGTGTTAAGGGGACTAGAATATCCTCGCGGAAAGCCATTCCCGttgtattaaaaatataaaataaatgtaaggcgcgttaacccctaaagagattttaggccgagcttctcttccaatttgcgtcgtgctcctttttcattgttcctacaaattggcgggaggggacctacttgttttatgccgactccgaacggcatctgcaaggcagatttgttctcactgagagcttttcatggcagaaatacactcggggtgcttgccaaacactgccgaggggcgaccccgcttagacaaattttcttctaattgaaaaaacttatttctaaaattttgttgttgctttgcccgggcgtgaactcagaatcttcggtgtggtagacggagcacgctaccaccacacccgTTGTATTAGGCGAATAAAATCTGCAGGCCTGAAGGTTCGAGGCGCCAAAATTGATGAACTTTACGCCTCCCTAATAGCTCAGCACTTTCGACCCATCTATCCAACAACGAACTATTATTTAGACTGTCTCCATTTTAGTGTGGCTGACTATGTATTCAAAGTATACTTTTGGGTTTTGAAATTTGTTACTGGGAAGCAAATTTTTTAAACCAATCTGCACATGTCTAATATTATTTACTTTTATGTGTCACATATGTGAATTGCCTGCATCTTTACTGGACTGCCGACTGTGTCCGGTTTGGTTGTGTTGTCGCGTTGCAATCGTTCTGATTTTAAGAGAACTACAAAGGTTTATTGCCAAGTGCAAGTCGGCGGGACTTTGCGAAATTTTCTTGCTGCGTCGCTCTTTCCCATATAACGATATCGTGCTGAGCCCACACATGCCTCTTTATTGTTAGACGTATGCATATTTGTCCATCAACTTACACATGCGCCAAACAGTCAACCCGAAAAACATATGTGTTGCATTAATTATGCCGACGGGGGGTGGTGACAATTTTCCAGTTCTATGTTTTacagtaaaatattttttttttttttttaccaaatgaCCATTTCCGTTCActgattttttcctttttcttcatCTCACATTACAGTGGTATGCCCAGTGTCTCAACTCCCGCATCTTGCGTCAACGATTATGACACACAACAAAGTTACCAGGAAACACTCGTTACAGCTTCAGTTATGCCACAATTACAAGTACCGATGACTGCAGCAACGGCGTCGGCAGCGACAATGGTAGCGGTCGGCGCATCAACTTCTGCTGGCTACCAATATCATCCTCATCCGCCACATCATCACCACCCTCATCATCATGCTCATCCCGCTTTTGGTGATTATGCCAATGCAGCACACGCAGTCACTTCAGCCTATCCAACACATCTTCATGCGCACACCCATTCACATAGCCACCCACCAGCGCATGCGCCGCTCCCGCCGCATACTCATCATACACATTCACATCATGTTCCGCCTTATCAACATTACGGTGCTGTACAATGGTATGTACCATCTGCATCAGTGACCAACGGTGCTACGATGTGTGGTCCTGGTGGTAGTGTATCACCGGGAGCGTCCATTTATGGTGTACCTACAACACATTCAACAGCAGCATACAACTACAATTATCAACATTCAAGTGATGCTTATGTGAGTGGTGGTATTGGTGGCATAGAAATTGCTAGTAGTAAAAGTGATTACACTTCCACGCCTTATGTGACGCCATCGCCCACTTTGGATCTCAATAATTCAACTGAAATGGCCgaactacaacaacagcagcaacttTCGAATACATCAACAAATTACTCGTCAAAAGTGACTTCGTTACCTTTGAAAAGTAATGGCAGCGGTAAAACGGCGATACCATCTCAACAATCTCTGCAGAGTCTAATGGAAACCActaacaacagcagcaacacaTCCCTGCAGCACATATCAAAAAGCGGTGGCAATGATACAAATAGTCTAAATGGGAATTTGTGCTCTAAAAAGGATGGATTAGAGAGTATGACGAGATCCAGTGACGGTGTTACAACAAACGGAGGCAGCGTGGACTATGGAGTAGCTAAACGcagtaagtaatttttttaaaattctgaataAAAGTTttaccttttaaaaatttttcggtGACGAATCGAATTTACACACATACGAAATaccttcatgttgttgttgttgttgttgtagcgataaggacactccccgaaggtcttggcgagtgttatcgatgttgattctcctttgccggatgtagatccgatacgttccggtaccaagcaccattaagatactagcccgaccgtcacgggaacgatttggtatgaccacatgaaaccttctaggccatccgcCTACCCACCCTCTaaatccatcaggagttcggggtcgccagagtctcggctgctaatgaaacaggattcgtcacgggtaggtggggttgacaattgggttgga contains:
- the tin gene encoding muscle-specific homeobox protein tinman, whose amino-acid sequence is MLQHQQQSQVPQGYYDYSQSSDSLNTTPFSVKDILNLVNQNEAYEVFGTLESGMPSVSTPASCVNDYDTQQSYQETLVTASVMPQLQVPMTAATASAATMVAVGASTSAGYQYHPHPPHHHHPHHHAHPAFGDYANAAHAVTSAYPTHLHAHTHSHSHPPAHAPLPPHTHHTHSHHVPPYQHYGAVQWYVPSASVTNGATMCGPGGSVSPGASIYGVPTTHSTAAYNYNYQHSSDAYVSGGIGGIEIASSKSDYTSTPYVTPSPTLDLNNSTEMAELQQQQQLSNTSTNYSSKVTSLPLKSNGSGKTAIPSQQSLQSLMETTNNSSNTSLQHISKSGGNDTNSLNGNLCSKKDGLESMTRSSDGVTTNGGSVDYGVAKRRDISQVTSSRSELRKNGKPRCKRKPRVLFSQAQVLELECRFRMQKYLTGAEREVIAHKLNLSPTQVKIWFQNRRYKSKRGEIDGDMPSVKLKTDTTASMMTSGGVTMWGQLHRQHQTHPQQTAIQVMHHS